In the Ilumatobacteraceae bacterium genome, one interval contains:
- a CDS encoding dihydrofolate reductase family protein, with the protein MTGYETPAGQRLPEENTMQQRIRVQNFTVSADGYGTGEGQSLERPFGHADPTELMAWGLATASWPGRTGAAGSRGLDDYFTRDFAHGIGAEIMGRNKFGPQRGPWSDDDWRGWWGDTPPFHTPVFVLTHHERPSFTLADTTFHFLDATPHQAAERARAAAGGLDVRLGGGPTTIRSFLDADVVDEMHVVVAPITLGAGVRFWDDPTEFDDRFHHDTIPGPSGVTHHILWRSDT; encoded by the coding sequence GTGACCGGTTACGAAACACCAGCGGGTCAGCGACTTCCCGAGGAGAACACGATGCAGCAACGGATCAGGGTTCAGAACTTCACCGTGTCGGCCGACGGGTACGGCACGGGTGAGGGTCAATCGCTCGAGCGTCCGTTCGGCCATGCCGATCCGACGGAGTTGATGGCGTGGGGCCTTGCGACTGCGAGTTGGCCTGGCCGGACCGGCGCGGCCGGTTCGAGGGGGCTCGACGACTACTTCACGCGCGACTTCGCCCATGGGATCGGCGCCGAGATCATGGGCCGCAACAAGTTCGGCCCCCAACGCGGCCCGTGGTCCGACGACGACTGGCGCGGTTGGTGGGGCGACACGCCCCCATTCCACACACCGGTGTTCGTACTGACCCACCACGAACGGCCATCGTTCACGCTCGCCGACACCACGTTCCACTTCCTCGACGCCACCCCACACCAGGCGGCGGAGCGGGCCCGTGCCGCAGCCGGCGGGCTCGATGTCCGACTCGGCGGCGGTCCGACCACGATCCGTTCGTTCCTCGACGCCGACGTCGTCGACGAGATGCACGTCGTCGTCGCACCGATCACCCTCGGCGCCGGGGTCCGCTTCTGGGACGACCCGACCGAGTTCGACGACCGTTTCCACCATGACACCATCCCCGGCCCGAGCGGCGTGACCCACCACATCCTCTGGCGTAGCGACACCTGA
- a CDS encoding addiction module protein encodes MAKTADDLRTEVLALPAQERARIATELLASLDSEAVDETEVDELWTAETQRRAAMLDTGDARTLAWGEIEQRFAERRAQRGA; translated from the coding sequence GTGGCCAAGACCGCTGATGACCTGCGCACCGAGGTGCTCGCACTCCCCGCCCAGGAACGAGCGCGGATCGCTACAGAACTGCTGGCGAGTCTCGACAGTGAGGCCGTCGACGAGACCGAGGTCGACGAGCTGTGGACGGCAGAGACGCAGCGACGCGCCGCGATGCTCGACACCGGCGACGCACGAACCCTCGCCTGGGGAGAGATCGAGCAGCGCTTCGCCGAACGCCGCGCTCAGCGCGGCGCGTGA
- a CDS encoding protein kinase, with translation MTRVAPGEHDTMAPSIRVFGGMGLAVDGEPISIGGPRQQQLLALLALRAGSVVEIDWLAEHLWSDDERPAATAPALRTYVSRLRGALPNEAQEWIETVPSGYRLRAPDDAVEHLRFMNLRAAAKAARDHDDPAQARELLDEALGLWRGRPFRELDDVDAARAQIEQLELDRLEMLEERWETALALGQHTQITGELAAFTNEHGLRDRAARQYALALHRSGRTPEALRVLENHRRTVADTTGLDPSPAVVELEQSLLTGDPSLEAAPEGRPLRGYRLIEEAGVGAFAVVWRAIQPSVGREVAIKQIRAELASQPDFIRRFEAEAHLVARIEHPHIVPLIDFWRDPDSAYLVMRWLPGGTLERRLDDGPLSVAETLSLAHQIGGALSAAHAHGVIHRDVKTGNILFDDAGHTFLGDFGIALEAAESAGPEAALSPGSPAYSAPEQIRREQLGPQADVFSLGVVLFECLTGSLPFAAMSARDLVERQLNEPYPSLAELRSDVPTAVSEAVLRATAKDPADRIESIAEFLDALEPAAAEPSGSGAPIVGAVANPYVGLQAFDDGDAGRFFGRERLVSELLDRLAGDTIRSRSVVVVGPSGSGKSSVVRAGLVPALRVGRIDGSDDWYSTTMMPGTDPFEALEAALLRVAVNPPPTLLDQLRDGSRGILRSVRRCLPNDRDRVVLVIDQLEEVFTGATAADADHFLDALAEAVAEPTSPLRLVATLRADYYDRPLAHPTFARVLKETAVDVTPLAPDELERAIVEPARRQGVAFEPGLVARIAAEASGQPSPLPLLQYALSELFDRRDGAMLTIAAYDEVGGLSGALASRAEAIYASADADQRVALRRVFGALADPAASSADLRRRVPVADLGGEVATAWVLDQLGAARLVTFDRDVATREPTVEVAHEALLREWPRLVDWLHEDAALLRSVDELHRAATTWDGGGQDESDLARGGRLESALGLVATAGDRLRPVDRDFVEASRVAAEAERQDEAGRVRRLRRLVVAVACALVVALVAGGVALVAQRRADDEAAAATAAAADAESEAEAARAATARADLATLVSRSASVAAEDPRLGLLLALEANGRSSGPETEQAVLNALGSSALPNVLSSLGLPPWGDDSTCAGVAIAQNDGRFDTAIRNGEFVIRDRLTGEIDNVGPPPTDGCPIWMGSRELDRKLAFSRDQGMIWTATYDGPWSEGIPQPDVSFIIELGHNASGTILMGVDRPDGSVQMRVLDDLTGEALATIEIESGVFPLDPGLSGSGDLVVLPVALAESDGGVGRTLLYDASTGRLAQELATPLPVDSFDVDENAGQIVTIEQGGSMTTFDIETGETVARLDAVIDAQPLAMRIQPDGLITIVLPGEVGVFDRRTGRVGDPVELRGVAGARIRDDGRITIITDDRGVSQVIDLSGNALVERSWAVSGAANLGYAGGVVAAVTPPGGTPQRIDLTTGERTNEPITRADGTAFEAAVVIPEADGMWAIGAGNEIVRFADGEIVERLPRRSEIDGGRVVFGFVATFDTLADGASQIRMNALDRGNLRTTFTVDTLTENYVAEPTTDGGLVVLTDDGTLRSYDPAGELVHEVATGIGDGLSINPDPSSSIIAVPTEGGGAEPAGVVLIDLETDGQERLPIDGNFTNATFADDGRLLALIDANGSVRIWDVERDASAGLVWNGTGSVGGKLSWIDEQTGELWVQTSGRLIAVPLDPQHWIERACEVAGRPMTQAEWDRLVPGGGSVVDRCQ, from the coding sequence ATGACCAGAGTGGCACCGGGCGAGCACGACACGATGGCGCCGTCGATCCGCGTGTTCGGCGGCATGGGCCTGGCCGTCGACGGTGAACCCATCAGCATCGGAGGCCCCCGGCAACAGCAGCTGTTGGCGCTCCTCGCGTTGCGAGCGGGCTCGGTCGTCGAGATCGACTGGCTGGCCGAACACCTGTGGAGCGACGACGAGCGTCCAGCCGCGACGGCACCAGCGCTGCGCACCTACGTATCGCGCCTCCGAGGTGCGCTGCCGAACGAGGCGCAGGAGTGGATCGAGACCGTCCCGTCGGGCTACCGCCTCCGAGCACCCGACGATGCGGTCGAGCACCTCCGGTTCATGAACCTGCGGGCGGCTGCCAAGGCCGCCCGAGATCACGACGATCCGGCGCAGGCGCGAGAACTCCTGGACGAGGCATTGGGTCTCTGGCGGGGCCGACCGTTCCGGGAACTGGACGACGTCGACGCGGCGCGAGCCCAGATCGAACAGCTCGAACTCGACCGACTCGAGATGCTGGAGGAGCGGTGGGAGACGGCGCTCGCCCTCGGTCAACACACCCAGATCACCGGTGAGCTGGCGGCGTTCACCAACGAACACGGCCTCCGCGACCGGGCCGCCCGGCAGTACGCGCTCGCCCTCCACCGCAGTGGCCGAACCCCCGAAGCGTTGCGTGTCCTGGAGAACCATCGCCGGACCGTGGCGGACACGACCGGACTCGATCCGTCGCCCGCGGTCGTCGAACTGGAGCAGTCGCTGCTCACCGGTGACCCGTCGCTCGAAGCTGCGCCAGAGGGCCGCCCGCTGCGCGGTTACCGGCTGATCGAGGAGGCCGGGGTCGGAGCGTTTGCCGTCGTCTGGCGCGCCATCCAGCCGTCGGTCGGCCGTGAGGTGGCGATCAAACAGATCCGCGCCGAGCTCGCTTCGCAGCCCGACTTCATCCGGCGCTTCGAGGCCGAGGCGCACCTCGTCGCCCGCATCGAGCACCCGCACATCGTGCCGCTGATCGACTTCTGGCGCGACCCCGACTCGGCCTACCTGGTGATGCGCTGGTTGCCCGGCGGCACGCTCGAACGCCGGCTCGACGACGGGCCACTGTCGGTCGCGGAGACGTTGTCGTTGGCACATCAGATCGGTGGCGCGCTGTCGGCGGCACACGCCCACGGGGTGATCCATCGTGACGTGAAGACCGGCAACATCCTGTTCGACGACGCAGGCCACACCTTCCTCGGTGACTTCGGGATCGCGCTGGAGGCGGCCGAATCGGCCGGGCCGGAGGCGGCGCTCTCGCCGGGTTCGCCCGCCTACTCGGCGCCCGAGCAGATCCGACGCGAGCAGCTGGGCCCGCAGGCCGACGTGTTCAGTCTCGGCGTGGTGCTGTTCGAGTGCCTGACCGGGTCGCTGCCGTTCGCGGCGATGTCGGCGCGCGATCTCGTCGAGCGTCAGTTGAACGAGCCGTATCCGTCGCTCGCCGAGCTCCGCAGCGACGTGCCCACGGCGGTCTCCGAGGCCGTCCTCCGGGCGACCGCGAAAGATCCGGCCGACCGCATCGAGAGCATCGCCGAGTTCCTGGACGCACTCGAACCGGCGGCCGCTGAGCCGTCGGGCAGCGGCGCACCGATCGTCGGTGCCGTGGCCAATCCGTACGTCGGCCTGCAGGCGTTCGACGACGGCGACGCCGGGCGGTTCTTCGGCCGGGAGCGGCTGGTGAGCGAGCTCCTCGATCGGCTGGCGGGCGACACGATCCGATCCCGGTCGGTCGTCGTCGTGGGGCCGTCCGGTTCGGGCAAGTCGTCGGTCGTCCGGGCGGGCCTCGTGCCGGCGCTCCGAGTCGGTCGCATCGACGGTTCCGACGACTGGTACTCGACGACCATGATGCCGGGCACCGATCCGTTCGAAGCGCTCGAGGCAGCACTGCTCCGGGTGGCGGTGAACCCGCCGCCGACGCTGCTCGACCAGCTTCGTGACGGCAGCCGAGGGATCCTTCGCAGTGTCCGCCGGTGCTTGCCGAACGACCGTGATCGCGTGGTCCTGGTGATCGATCAGCTCGAGGAGGTGTTCACGGGAGCGACGGCTGCCGACGCCGACCACTTCCTCGACGCGCTGGCCGAAGCGGTCGCCGAACCGACGTCACCGTTGCGACTGGTGGCGACGTTGCGGGCCGACTACTACGACCGTCCGCTGGCACACCCGACGTTCGCCCGCGTGTTGAAGGAGACCGCGGTCGATGTGACCCCGCTGGCACCCGACGAGCTCGAACGGGCGATCGTCGAGCCGGCCCGTCGCCAGGGCGTCGCGTTCGAGCCCGGGCTCGTCGCCCGGATCGCAGCCGAGGCGTCCGGGCAGCCGTCACCGCTCCCGCTCCTGCAGTACGCGCTGAGTGAGCTGTTCGACCGGCGCGACGGCGCCATGCTGACGATCGCTGCGTACGACGAGGTCGGCGGGTTGAGCGGCGCGCTGGCGTCGCGGGCCGAGGCCATCTACGCGAGCGCCGACGCTGATCAGCGGGTCGCGCTGCGTCGAGTGTTCGGCGCACTGGCCGACCCGGCTGCGTCGTCGGCGGATCTCCGACGGCGCGTCCCGGTCGCCGATCTGGGTGGCGAGGTCGCGACGGCGTGGGTGCTCGATCAACTCGGCGCCGCGCGGCTGGTGACGTTCGATCGCGACGTGGCCACACGAGAACCGACCGTCGAGGTCGCCCACGAAGCGCTGCTGCGCGAATGGCCGCGACTGGTCGACTGGTTGCACGAGGATGCGGCGCTGCTGCGTTCGGTCGACGAGCTGCATCGGGCCGCGACGACGTGGGACGGCGGCGGCCAGGACGAGTCGGATCTCGCTCGCGGCGGTCGGCTCGAGTCGGCGCTCGGGCTCGTGGCGACGGCGGGTGATCGGCTGCGACCGGTCGATCGGGACTTCGTCGAGGCGTCTCGGGTTGCGGCCGAGGCCGAGCGTCAGGACGAGGCCGGGCGGGTGCGGCGACTCCGCCGCCTCGTGGTGGCGGTCGCATGTGCGCTCGTCGTCGCACTCGTCGCCGGTGGCGTCGCACTGGTCGCCCAACGCCGTGCCGACGACGAAGCTGCAGCCGCCACGGCTGCCGCAGCCGATGCGGAGTCGGAGGCAGAGGCAGCGCGCGCTGCGACCGCGCGGGCCGATCTGGCGACGCTGGTCAGTCGGTCGGCGTCGGTCGCCGCCGAGGACCCCCGGCTCGGTCTCCTCCTGGCGCTCGAGGCGAACGGGAGATCATCGGGCCCGGAGACGGAGCAGGCGGTGCTCAACGCGCTCGGATCGAGCGCCCTCCCGAACGTGCTGTCGAGCCTCGGCCTCCCCCCGTGGGGAGACGACTCGACCTGCGCAGGCGTCGCGATCGCTCAGAACGACGGCCGGTTCGACACGGCGATCCGCAATGGTGAGTTCGTCATCCGCGACCGGCTGACAGGTGAGATCGACAACGTCGGACCGCCGCCGACCGATGGTTGTCCGATCTGGATGGGGTCGCGAGAACTCGATCGGAAGCTGGCGTTCTCCCGGGACCAAGGCATGATCTGGACCGCAACCTACGACGGGCCCTGGTCGGAGGGGATCCCACAACCAGACGTGTCCTTCATCATCGAGCTCGGACACAACGCCTCCGGCACGATCCTCATGGGCGTCGACCGTCCCGACGGGAGCGTCCAGATGCGTGTGCTCGACGACCTGACCGGCGAGGCGCTCGCAACGATCGAGATCGAATCGGGTGTCTTTCCGCTGGACCCGGGCCTCAGTGGCTCCGGCGATCTGGTGGTGCTCCCCGTCGCCCTCGCCGAATCCGACGGTGGTGTCGGTCGAACGCTGCTGTACGACGCGTCGACCGGCCGGCTCGCCCAGGAGCTGGCGACGCCGCTCCCGGTCGATTCGTTCGACGTCGACGAGAACGCCGGACAGATCGTGACGATCGAGCAGGGCGGATCGATGACGACGTTCGACATCGAGACCGGGGAGACCGTGGCCCGCCTCGACGCAGTCATCGACGCGCAACCCCTTGCGATGCGCATCCAGCCTGACGGCCTGATCACGATCGTGTTGCCCGGCGAGGTCGGCGTGTTCGACCGACGGACGGGTCGCGTGGGCGACCCCGTCGAGCTGCGCGGCGTCGCCGGCGCCCGAATCCGCGACGACGGACGCATCACGATCATCACCGACGACCGCGGAGTGAGCCAGGTCATCGACCTGAGCGGGAACGCGCTCGTCGAGCGGTCGTGGGCGGTTTCCGGGGCGGCCAACCTCGGATACGCAGGAGGGGTCGTCGCTGCGGTCACGCCACCTGGCGGCACGCCACAGCGGATCGATCTCACGACCGGCGAGCGGACGAACGAGCCGATCACCCGAGCCGACGGCACGGCCTTCGAGGCAGCGGTCGTGATCCCGGAGGCGGACGGGATGTGGGCGATCGGCGCCGGGAACGAGATCGTGCGCTTCGCCGACGGCGAGATCGTCGAACGCCTGCCACGCCGCAGCGAGATCGACGGCGGGAGAGTGGTGTTCGGCTTCGTCGCCACCTTCGACACACTCGCCGACGGTGCCAGCCAGATCCGGATGAACGCGCTCGACCGGGGGAACCTGCGCACCACGTTCACCGTCGACACGCTCACCGAGAATTACGTCGCCGAGCCGACGACCGACGGCGGCCTCGTCGTGCTCACCGACGACGGCACACTGCGCTCGTACGACCCGGCGGGTGAGCTCGTCCACGAGGTCGCGACCGGCATCGGCGACGGCCTCTCCATCAACCCCGACCCGAGCAGTTCGATCATCGCGGTGCCGACGGAAGGCGGAGGAGCCGAGCCAGCCGGCGTCGTGCTGATCGATCTCGAGACCGATGGACAAGAGCGCCTGCCCATCGACGGCAACTTCACCAACGCGACCTTCGCTGACGACGGTCGGCTCCTCGCACTCATCGACGCGAACGGCTCGGTGCGCATCTGGGACGTGGAGCGAGACGCTTCCGCCGGACTCGTGTGGAACGGCACCGGATCGGTCGGCGGCAAGCTGTCGTGGATCGACGAGCAGACCGGCGAGCTCTGGGTGCAGACATCGGGACGGCTGATCGCCGTCCCGCTCGATCCGCAGCATTGGATCGAGCGGGCCTGCGAGGTCGCCGGCCGACCGATGACCCAGGCCGAATGGGATCGACTCGTGCCCGGTGGTGGCAGCGTCGTCGACCGCTGCCAGTGA
- a CDS encoding HAMP domain-containing sensor histidine kinase — translation MGVAQLGDERVDDVGAAGDAIEIRTNSLATFIIDELGAVELEILAGPVDDPLPRPDLTSSRIIDRVGNTFTVDGTDGGPNHRVTVGQLADGRYIALAAPLDEVRDGRPEVVGDRDALQQVFANLVTNARVHAAGSPIDIGVVCDDTHVTVTVTDEGPGMADDVAAHVFDRFYRAEESRTSSVRSSGLGLSVVAAIVDAHGGTVAVDTAIDRGSAFTVRLPITLPITVERNQG, via the coding sequence ATGGGTGTCGCGCAGCTCGGCGATGAACGTGTCGACGACGTCGGCGCGGCCGGTGACGCGATCGAGATCCGCACCAATTCGCTGGCCACGTTCATCATCGACGAGCTCGGCGCCGTCGAACTCGAGATTCTCGCCGGTCCCGTCGACGACCCGCTCCCGCGACCCGATCTCACTTCCAGCCGAATCATCGATCGCGTCGGCAACACGTTCACGGTCGACGGCACCGATGGAGGGCCGAACCATCGAGTCACCGTCGGACAACTGGCGGACGGTCGATACATCGCCCTGGCAGCGCCGCTCGACGAAGTCCGTGATGGGCGACCGGAGGTCGTCGGCGACCGCGACGCGCTGCAGCAGGTGTTCGCCAACCTCGTCACGAACGCTCGAGTCCACGCCGCCGGTTCTCCGATCGACATCGGCGTCGTCTGCGACGACACCCATGTCACCGTCACGGTCACCGACGAAGGACCCGGCATGGCCGACGATGTCGCCGCTCATGTCTTCGACCGCTTCTACCGGGCCGAGGAGTCCCGGACGTCCAGCGTTCGCAGTTCGGGCCTGGGCCTGTCCGTCGTCGCTGCGATCGTCGATGCCCACGGTGGCACCGTTGCCGTCGACACGGCGATCGATCGAGGGTCGGCGTTCACGGTCCGCCTTCCGATCACGCTTCCGATCACCGTCGAGCGCAACCAGGGGTGA
- a CDS encoding type II toxin-antitoxin system RelE/ParE family toxin, whose translation MSLRIEYHELVDTDLEHAWTWYEDQEDGLGDRFVDAIHVTVVRASRWPNTGVPVLRDDRDEIVERKLPVHGFPYAVRYRILDDDRLIVMAVLHQHRHPGFGTDRQP comes from the coding sequence GTGAGCCTTCGTATCGAGTACCACGAGCTCGTCGACACCGACCTCGAGCACGCCTGGACCTGGTACGAGGACCAGGAGGACGGCCTCGGCGACCGATTCGTCGACGCGATCCACGTAACCGTGGTGCGAGCCTCCCGATGGCCGAACACAGGCGTTCCAGTCCTTCGAGACGACCGTGACGAGATCGTCGAGCGCAAGCTCCCCGTTCACGGCTTCCCGTACGCCGTGCGCTACCGGATCCTCGATGACGACCGGCTGATCGTCATGGCGGTCCTCCACCAACACCGACACCCAGGCTTCGGAACCGACCGTCAGCCCTGA
- a CDS encoding HAMP domain-containing sensor histidine kinase, with protein MTLRTRLLVAGGACLLVVIVAFFGVERRQEQVLFDQLDTQLTLVADQVSRFPAFPTRPELDPVSDTGELYVGAVANGGLITVAAPASTPGLVPDLDDVRRAPRDVPVTIGTSDSASDMRVIVQDFDGVALVIGQSTGPIDDAIRSLRVSGLVSIAAIGAFAVVLGSWVNRLGIRPIRAATEVARAITAGRRDERVPESSGNTEAATLGSAMNLMLDTTADTEDRLRAFVADASHELRTPLTTLMGYADLHRQGLLTSDEAVDDAMRRIRAEATRMSRIVEHLLLLANLDEGEVPIEPGIVDVGQLLDDVATDARVVQPARPITVDIPAPVEVSADPDRLLQAVSILVTNALTHTPASAALSLGAETDGEAVVIRVADRGPGIPADHLGRVFDRFYRVDGASSPTHGGSGLGLAIAKSLVEAHGGSLDVESVVGCGSTFIIRVPAVHNDLITEGSLPEEM; from the coding sequence GTGACCCTCCGGACCCGACTGCTCGTCGCCGGTGGTGCCTGCCTGCTCGTGGTCATCGTCGCGTTCTTCGGCGTGGAACGACGACAGGAGCAGGTCCTGTTCGATCAGCTCGACACCCAGCTGACACTGGTCGCAGACCAGGTCTCGCGCTTCCCCGCCTTCCCGACACGTCCCGAGCTCGACCCGGTCAGCGACACCGGTGAGCTCTACGTCGGTGCCGTGGCCAACGGCGGCTTGATCACGGTCGCAGCGCCTGCCTCGACACCCGGTCTCGTTCCCGACCTCGACGACGTCCGACGCGCTCCGCGCGACGTACCGGTCACCATCGGAACCTCCGACAGCGCCAGCGACATGCGCGTGATCGTCCAGGATTTCGATGGTGTGGCCCTCGTCATCGGTCAGTCCACCGGGCCGATCGACGATGCGATCCGCAGCCTCCGCGTGTCCGGACTCGTGTCAATCGCAGCGATCGGCGCCTTCGCCGTCGTTCTCGGATCGTGGGTGAACCGGCTCGGGATTCGACCAATTCGCGCCGCCACCGAGGTCGCCCGCGCCATCACGGCGGGCCGCCGTGACGAGCGCGTCCCGGAGAGCTCGGGCAACACCGAAGCAGCCACGCTCGGCTCGGCCATGAACCTCATGCTCGACACCACCGCCGACACCGAGGATCGACTCCGCGCCTTCGTCGCCGACGCTTCCCACGAGCTGCGCACGCCGCTCACGACCCTCATGGGCTACGCCGACCTGCACCGCCAGGGCCTGCTGACGTCAGACGAGGCGGTCGACGACGCCATGCGTCGCATCCGGGCCGAGGCCACGCGCATGTCCAGAATCGTCGAACACCTGCTCCTCCTCGCCAACCTGGACGAAGGCGAAGTTCCCATCGAGCCGGGAATCGTGGACGTCGGCCAGCTCCTCGACGACGTCGCCACCGACGCCCGAGTCGTGCAGCCTGCCCGCCCGATCACCGTCGACATCCCTGCGCCCGTCGAAGTCTCTGCCGATCCGGACCGCTTGCTCCAGGCAGTGTCGATCCTCGTCACCAACGCGCTCACCCACACGCCGGCGTCCGCTGCGTTGTCACTCGGCGCCGAGACCGACGGCGAGGCAGTCGTCATCCGGGTTGCCGACCGGGGCCCGGGCATCCCTGCCGACCACCTCGGGCGCGTGTTCGACCGCTTCTACCGGGTCGATGGCGCAAGCAGCCCCACGCATGGGGGAAGCGGGCTCGGCCTCGCCATCGCGAAGTCGCTCGTCGAAGCGCACGGCGGCTCTCTCGATGTCGAGTCAGTCGTCGGTTGCGGCTCGACCTTCATCATTCGCGTGCCTGCTGTCCACAACGACCTGATCACCGAAGGGAGCTTGCCTGAAGAGATGTGA
- a CDS encoding response regulator transcription factor has protein sequence MDRPKVLVVDDEENIRFLVGSALSVQNLDVAAVDNGTNALQHVRTEPVDVVVLDINLPDIDGFEILRRLRADGWSGSVLFLTARGATEDRVRGLTSGGDDYITKPFALEELVARVHVALRRAGKLEKRELRAGDVVLDEDAHEVRVAGDPVHLTPTEFKLLRLLLANLGRVVSRAQILDHVWEYDFDGESAIVETFISGLRRKVDIGETTLIHTVRGVGYSIKEPR, from the coding sequence ATGGACCGCCCGAAGGTCCTCGTCGTCGACGACGAGGAGAACATTCGCTTTCTGGTCGGCTCGGCGTTGTCGGTGCAGAACCTGGACGTCGCCGCCGTCGACAACGGCACCAACGCGCTCCAGCACGTACGAACCGAACCCGTCGATGTGGTCGTGCTCGACATCAACTTGCCCGACATCGACGGGTTCGAGATCCTGCGCCGTCTCCGCGCCGACGGGTGGTCGGGTTCGGTGCTGTTCCTCACGGCCCGTGGCGCCACCGAGGATCGAGTCCGGGGCCTGACCAGTGGTGGCGACGACTACATCACCAAGCCGTTCGCGTTGGAGGAGCTCGTGGCCCGAGTGCATGTTGCGCTGCGGCGAGCCGGCAAACTCGAGAAGCGGGAGCTGCGGGCCGGGGACGTGGTCCTCGACGAGGATGCCCACGAGGTGCGCGTCGCCGGTGACCCCGTGCACCTCACACCGACGGAGTTCAAGCTGCTGCGTCTGCTGTTGGCCAATCTCGGCCGCGTCGTCAGCCGCGCTCAGATCCTCGACCATGTGTGGGAGTACGACTTCGACGGTGAGTCGGCCATCGTCGAGACGTTCATCTCCGGACTCCGCCGCAAGGTCGACATCGGCGAGACGACGTTGATCCACACGGTGCGAGGCGTCGGCTACTCGATCAAGGAACCAAGGTGA
- a CDS encoding site-specific integrase translates to MIGLRWSDLNVAHARLSISRTLQNVGGRPVEFGVKTRTSRRTVEPDQTTLQLLLRWRRRLERDRLPAGADDWVFCNSSGRFLNPESVSQLFERIVRRSDLPRVRFHDLRHTHASLLIADGAPIKVVSERLGHAHPSFTMHTYQHLLPGMSSAAAERFATLIADSGR, encoded by the coding sequence ATCATCGGTCTCAGGTGGTCCGACCTCAACGTCGCCCACGCCCGACTCTCGATCTCACGCACTCTTCAGAACGTAGGCGGCCGCCCCGTCGAGTTCGGCGTCAAGACCCGCACCAGCCGCCGCACCGTCGAACCCGACCAGACCACCCTCCAGCTGCTGTTGCGATGGCGACGACGGCTCGAACGCGACCGACTACCGGCAGGCGCGGATGACTGGGTGTTCTGCAACTCCAGCGGCCGATTCCTCAACCCCGAATCAGTCAGCCAACTGTTCGAACGAATCGTCCGCCGCAGCGACCTACCGCGAGTCCGGTTCCACGACCTGCGCCACACACACGCCTCGCTACTCATCGCCGACGGCGCCCCGATCAAGGTCGTGTCAGAACGCCTCGGCCACGCCCACCCGTCGTTCACGATGCACACCTACCAACACCTGCTCCCGGGCATGAGCTCCGCCGCCGCCGAACGATTCGCCACCCTCATCGCCGACAGCGGCCGGTAG